A genomic region of Roseateles amylovorans contains the following coding sequences:
- a CDS encoding thioredoxin family protein yields MSAVPAAPAAPDAPPATPQGDVTSGLLVACLCAAWCRVCDTYREDFARLRQQHPGAQFVWVDIEDDAELVDDLEVETFPTLLIGSGERLCFIGPVLPQPGASQRLIQAAVDNPAMSAASATAPTGTTAAAQALLSRLRKAC; encoded by the coding sequence ATGTCCGCTGTTCCTGCCGCCCCCGCCGCTCCCGATGCCCCGCCCGCCACGCCTCAGGGCGACGTGACGTCCGGCCTGCTGGTCGCCTGCCTGTGCGCCGCCTGGTGCCGGGTGTGCGACACCTATCGGGAGGACTTTGCCCGCCTGCGGCAGCAGCATCCCGGGGCACAGTTCGTCTGGGTGGACATCGAGGACGACGCCGAGCTGGTGGACGACCTGGAGGTCGAGACCTTCCCCACCTTGCTCATCGGTTCGGGCGAGCGGCTCTGCTTCATCGGTCCGGTTTTGCCCCAGCCTGGTGCATCCCAGCGGCTGATCCAGGCCGCGGTCGACAATCCGGCCATGTCCGCCGCCAGCGCCACCGCCCCAACCGGCACCACGGCGGCCGCACAGGCGCTGCTTTCCCGACTTCGGAAGGCCTGCTGA
- a CDS encoding leucyl aminopeptidase family protein translates to MNVQFKTSVARATPILALDRAAYQALAPSLPKRTQQWLATLGFSAAPDTFALVPGDDGKLAQVFAGVAHAAHPFALSALPLTLPEGHYTLSPDGLALQDEAAAMSWELGCYQFDLYKPRKRQPAQLLIKSSADGQRGLAIATAISAVRDLVNTPAEHMGPEELSKAAAVVGKQHGAKFKEIVGDDLLKKNFPAIHAVGRASTRAPRLVELNWGSDKHPRLTLVGKGVCFDTGGLDIKPADGMRQMKKDMGGAANVLGLATLIMALKLPVRLQVLIPAVENSISGNAYRPGDVIKTRAGLHIEIGNTDAEGRVVLCDALAYATEFEPELIIDMATLTGAARIALGAQLPALFTRHMDTGRDLVDLGLKLDDPMWHMPLWAPYKEGITSSIGDIVNTGRNALAGAINAALFLEAFVPAQQDWLHIDLFAWNDQSRPGRPIGGEAQTLRTLLSYLEERFSA, encoded by the coding sequence ATGAACGTTCAATTCAAGACCTCGGTGGCCCGCGCCACGCCCATCCTGGCGCTGGACCGCGCCGCCTACCAAGCCCTGGCGCCCAGCCTGCCCAAGCGGACCCAGCAATGGCTGGCGACCCTGGGCTTCAGCGCCGCGCCGGACACCTTCGCCCTGGTGCCGGGTGATGACGGCAAGCTGGCCCAGGTCTTCGCCGGGGTGGCCCATGCGGCCCATCCGTTCGCCTTGTCGGCCCTGCCGCTGACCCTGCCGGAAGGCCACTACACGCTGTCGCCGGACGGCCTGGCGCTGCAGGACGAGGCCGCGGCGATGTCGTGGGAACTCGGCTGCTATCAGTTCGACCTCTACAAGCCGCGCAAGCGCCAGCCGGCGCAGTTGCTCATCAAGAGCAGCGCGGACGGCCAGCGCGGCCTGGCCATCGCCACCGCCATCTCCGCCGTGCGCGACCTGGTGAACACGCCGGCCGAACACATGGGCCCGGAGGAGCTGTCGAAGGCCGCGGCGGTGGTCGGCAAGCAGCACGGCGCGAAGTTCAAGGAGATCGTCGGTGACGACCTGCTCAAGAAGAACTTCCCCGCGATCCATGCGGTCGGTCGCGCCAGCACCCGCGCGCCGCGGCTGGTCGAGCTGAACTGGGGCAGCGACAAGCATCCGCGGCTGACGCTGGTCGGCAAGGGCGTGTGCTTCGACACCGGGGGCCTGGACATCAAGCCCGCCGACGGCATGCGCCAGATGAAGAAGGACATGGGCGGTGCGGCCAACGTGCTGGGCCTGGCCACCTTGATCATGGCGCTCAAGCTGCCGGTGCGCCTGCAGGTGCTGATCCCGGCGGTGGAGAACTCGATCTCCGGCAATGCCTACCGCCCCGGCGATGTCATCAAGACCCGCGCCGGCCTGCACATCGAGATCGGCAACACCGATGCCGAAGGCCGCGTGGTGCTGTGCGACGCACTGGCCTATGCCACCGAGTTCGAGCCCGAACTGATCATCGACATGGCCACCCTGACCGGCGCCGCCCGGATTGCGCTGGGCGCGCAGCTGCCGGCGCTGTTCACCCGCCACATGGACACCGGCCGCGACCTGGTGGACCTGGGCCTGAAGCTGGACGACCCGATGTGGCACATGCCGCTGTGGGCGCCCTACAAGGAGGGCATCACCTCCAGCATCGGCGACATCGTCAACACCGGGCGCAATGCCCTGGCCGGCGCGATCAATGCCGCGCTGTTCCTGGAAGCGTTCGTCCCCGCCCAGCAGGACTGGCTGCACATCGACCTGTTCGCCTGGAACGACCAGTCGCGCCCCGGCCGTCCGATCGGCGGCGAGGCCCAGACCCTGCGCACCCTGCTGAGCTATCTGGAAGAGCGCTTCAGCGCCTGA
- a CDS encoding DEAD/DEAH box helicase — translation MTSLPPQLILQTLNRGDGLLGMRPHGKMGPRADQVTLVRLGRWPEAEADRKTWEQLPLRPVDPEMLQWRDAAFGRALTPCWTLEQEEFFADFAAEQVPQLRALGWEVEFLPGFAHHSQAIDAWRLEVGAEADDEASPAPERVQTLGLSRRKGSWLMSLGVVVQGERVDLAPLIWNLLKRDRRWLSAEAIGTIDDDAVISLRAPGGRRLHATAAPLKQLMLNLLEVLVVQRSRRGAIPLTSWEAARLSLLAGSDSRWQVVGADELRAMWLRLQSAGPPPPQPQPDGLGIQLRPYQLQGLAWLQYLARQSLGGILADDMGLGKTAQALAHLWVERQAGRLQQPALVVAPTSLMFNWAEEAARIAPGLRVAALTDPDQRRAVLADLGQVDLLLCSYGLVWRELRALTRHRFSVLVLDEAQAVKNPRSRAARALRRLDAGQRLVLTGTPLENHLGELWTQFDFLMPGYLGDSRSFAKHWRKPIEVSGSAQRARQLAARVRPFILRRLKSEVATELPPLTVLTVRIPLQGRQRQLYESVRIGADHLVRRVLAQQKVFGDGLISVLDAMLKLRQVCCDPRLVPGLAVPTGMETAKLDWLRAHVPEFIAQGRRVLVFSQFTGMLSLVEAAMTEAGVPLLSLTGATAEGKRGDLVRRFQAEEVPLMLVSLKAGGVGLNLTAADTVIQVDPWWNPAVDAQAQARAHRLGQTRPVFAHQLVIEGSIEERMLELQARKRTLADGMLGSDTGEQLEKFSPAEIERLLAPLLDEADPDDDA, via the coding sequence CAGTGGCGGGATGCCGCCTTCGGTCGCGCCTTGACGCCCTGCTGGACGCTGGAGCAGGAGGAGTTCTTTGCGGACTTCGCTGCGGAGCAGGTGCCGCAACTGCGGGCACTGGGCTGGGAGGTCGAGTTCCTGCCGGGGTTCGCGCACCACAGCCAGGCCATTGACGCCTGGCGGCTGGAGGTGGGCGCCGAGGCCGACGACGAGGCCAGCCCGGCCCCGGAGCGGGTCCAGACGCTGGGTCTTTCCCGCCGCAAGGGCTCCTGGCTGATGAGTCTGGGCGTGGTGGTGCAGGGAGAACGGGTGGACTTGGCGCCGCTGATCTGGAACCTGCTCAAGCGCGACCGCCGTTGGCTGTCCGCCGAGGCCATCGGCACCATCGACGACGATGCCGTCATCAGTTTGCGGGCCCCCGGCGGTCGACGCCTGCACGCCACGGCCGCCCCGCTCAAGCAATTGATGCTGAACCTGCTGGAAGTGCTGGTGGTGCAGCGCTCGCGCCGCGGCGCAATTCCGCTGACCTCCTGGGAAGCGGCGCGGCTGTCCTTGCTGGCGGGCTCGGACAGCCGGTGGCAGGTGGTCGGCGCGGACGAGCTGCGGGCAATGTGGCTGCGCCTTCAATCCGCCGGCCCGCCACCACCGCAACCTCAGCCCGACGGCCTGGGCATCCAGCTGCGGCCTTATCAGCTGCAAGGCCTGGCCTGGCTGCAGTATCTGGCGCGGCAGTCGCTGGGCGGCATCCTGGCCGACGACATGGGCCTGGGCAAGACCGCGCAGGCGCTGGCGCATTTGTGGGTGGAACGCCAGGCCGGCCGGCTGCAGCAGCCGGCGTTGGTGGTGGCGCCCACCTCGCTGATGTTCAATTGGGCGGAAGAAGCCGCACGCATCGCGCCGGGGTTGCGTGTCGCGGCCCTGACCGATCCGGACCAGCGTCGTGCGGTGCTGGCGGACCTGGGCCAGGTCGACCTGCTGCTGTGCAGCTACGGCCTGGTCTGGCGGGAGTTGCGGGCGCTGACCCGCCACCGGTTCTCGGTGCTGGTGCTGGACGAAGCGCAAGCGGTGAAGAACCCACGCTCCCGCGCGGCCCGCGCCCTGCGCCGCCTGGATGCCGGCCAGCGGCTGGTCCTGACCGGCACGCCGCTGGAGAACCATCTGGGCGAGCTCTGGACGCAATTCGACTTTCTGATGCCCGGCTACCTGGGCGACAGCCGCAGCTTTGCCAAGCACTGGCGCAAACCGATCGAGGTCAGCGGATCGGCACAGCGGGCCCGCCAGTTGGCCGCCCGGGTGCGGCCCTTCATCCTGCGCCGGCTGAAGTCGGAGGTGGCCACCGAGTTGCCGCCGTTGACGGTCTTGACCGTTCGCATCCCGCTGCAGGGACGGCAACGGCAACTCTATGAAAGTGTGCGGATCGGGGCCGATCACCTGGTCCGGCGGGTGCTGGCGCAGCAAAAGGTCTTCGGCGACGGCCTGATCTCGGTGCTGGATGCCATGCTGAAGCTGCGGCAGGTCTGCTGCGATCCGCGGCTGGTGCCCGGCCTGGCGGTGCCGACCGGCATGGAGACCGCCAAACTGGACTGGCTCCGAGCCCATGTGCCGGAGTTCATCGCCCAGGGTCGTCGGGTGCTGGTGTTTTCGCAGTTCACCGGCATGCTCAGCCTGGTGGAGGCGGCCATGACCGAGGCCGGCGTGCCGCTGCTCAGCCTGACCGGCGCCACCGCGGAAGGTAAGCGCGGGGATTTGGTGCGTCGCTTTCAGGCAGAAGAGGTGCCGCTGATGCTGGTCAGCCTGAAGGCCGGCGGCGTGGGCCTGAACCTGACGGCGGCGGACACCGTGATCCAGGTCGATCCCTGGTGGAATCCGGCGGTGGACGCCCAGGCCCAGGCGCGCGCCCATCGGTTGGGACAGACCCGGCCGGTCTTCGCCCATCAATTGGTGATCGAGGGCAGCATCGAGGAACGGATGCTGGAGCTGCAGGCCCGCAAGCGCACCCTGGCCGACGGCATGCTGGGCAGCGACACCGGGGAACAGCTGGAGAAATTCAGCCCCGCCGAGATCGAGCGGCTGCTGGCCCCGCTGCTGGACGAGGCGGACCCGGACGACGACGCCTGA
- the creC gene encoding two-component system sensor histidine kinase CreC encodes MRLGLRLFFGFFLIAGLTSVILLRVVLGEVKPSVREVMEDIMVDTANLMAELAQDDLAAMPPGGNLTGSRFAERVTAYADRPVDAHIWGLRKQSLDFRIYVTDASGRVVLDSSPGGTAVGQDFSRWNDVARTLRGGYGARSSTDAYGDSGSPVMYVAAPVRVDGRTLGVVTVAKPIATVQRFIDRAERRIWLAGLGLLAVSLTVGVAVTLWLVVNVRRLRRYALEVQLGQRQPPPKVPGELGELAEAMDAMRERLDGRERLEHLARALTHELKSPLAALRGAGELLQDELAPADRQRFAAQVVSQSERMTELVERLLALSTLELRRGPAHPREVRLDLATDEVLAPLGDLLQQKGLSVRWLRREPVRVQADPELLALALSNLLSNAVDFAPTQSTLDLSVGPQDGRAVFALRDHGPGVPAAAFAQLGQRFFSTARPGSLRKGSGLGLAIVRQIAELHGARLHFEPADPGLRVHLDFTEASQTSS; translated from the coding sequence ATGCGCCTGGGCCTGCGACTGTTCTTCGGCTTCTTCCTGATTGCAGGCCTGACCTCGGTCATCCTGCTGCGGGTGGTGCTGGGCGAGGTCAAGCCCAGCGTGCGCGAGGTGATGGAAGACATCATGGTCGACACCGCCAACCTGATGGCGGAGCTCGCGCAGGATGACCTGGCTGCGATGCCGCCTGGCGGCAACCTCACCGGCAGCCGATTCGCCGAGCGGGTGACCGCCTACGCCGACCGTCCGGTGGATGCGCACATCTGGGGACTGCGCAAGCAGAGTCTGGACTTCCGCATCTATGTCACTGACGCGAGCGGCCGGGTGGTGCTGGACAGCAGCCCCGGCGGCACGGCCGTAGGCCAGGACTTCTCCCGCTGGAACGACGTCGCCCGGACCCTGCGCGGCGGCTACGGTGCGCGGTCCTCCACCGATGCCTACGGCGACAGCGGCAGCCCGGTCATGTATGTCGCCGCGCCGGTGCGGGTGGATGGCCGGACCCTGGGCGTGGTGACCGTGGCCAAGCCGATCGCGACGGTGCAGCGCTTCATCGACCGCGCGGAGCGCCGCATCTGGCTGGCCGGGCTGGGGCTGCTGGCGGTCTCGTTGACGGTGGGTGTGGCGGTCACGCTGTGGCTGGTGGTGAATGTGCGCCGCCTGCGACGCTATGCGCTGGAGGTCCAACTGGGCCAGCGTCAGCCGCCGCCCAAGGTGCCGGGGGAACTGGGTGAACTGGCCGAGGCGATGGATGCGATGCGCGAGCGCCTGGACGGTCGCGAACGCCTGGAGCATCTGGCGCGCGCCCTGACGCATGAGCTCAAGAGTCCGCTGGCCGCGCTGCGGGGCGCCGGTGAACTGCTGCAGGACGAGCTGGCGCCGGCGGACCGCCAGCGCTTCGCCGCGCAGGTCGTGTCGCAGAGCGAGCGCATGACCGAGCTGGTCGAGCGGCTGCTGGCCTTGTCGACGCTGGAGCTGCGGCGCGGTCCGGCCCATCCGCGTGAGGTGCGCCTGGATCTGGCGACGGACGAGGTGCTGGCACCGCTGGGTGACTTGCTGCAGCAGAAAGGGCTCTCGGTGCGCTGGCTGCGGCGCGAGCCGGTGCGGGTGCAGGCGGATCCGGAGCTGCTGGCGCTGGCATTGAGCAATCTCTTGAGCAACGCGGTGGACTTCGCGCCGACGCAGTCGACCTTGGACCTGAGTGTGGGGCCGCAGGACGGACGCGCCGTCTTCGCGCTGCGCGACCACGGCCCGGGAGTGCCGGCGGCGGCCTTTGCCCAGCTGGGACAGCGGTTCTTCTCCACGGCGCGGCCGGGCAGCTTGCGCAAGGGATCGGGGCTCGGCCTGGCGATCGTGCGCCAGATCGCCGAGCTGCATGGCGCCCGCCTGCACTTCGAGCCGGCGGACCCGGGGCTGCGGGTGCATCTGGACTTCACCGAGGCCTCACAAACTTCGTCTTGA
- a CDS encoding RNA recognition motif domain-containing protein, protein MGNKLYVGNLAYSVRDESLQEAFSQFGTVTSAKVMMDRETGRSKGFGFVEMASDAEAQAAINGMNGQALEGRAIVVNVARPREERPGGGGGGFGGGGGSRGGFGGGGGGSRGGYGGGGGGGGGYGGGGGGGSRGGYGGGGGGGGGGRGSYGGGGGSGGGYGGSRGGYGGGSSGY, encoded by the coding sequence ATGGGAAACAAGCTATACGTGGGCAACCTCGCTTACAGCGTGCGCGATGAGTCGCTCCAGGAGGCATTCTCGCAATTCGGTACCGTGACATCCGCAAAGGTCATGATGGATCGCGAGACTGGCCGTTCCAAGGGCTTCGGCTTTGTGGAAATGGCATCTGACGCCGAGGCGCAGGCTGCCATCAACGGCATGAACGGTCAGGCCCTCGAAGGCCGTGCGATCGTCGTGAACGTGGCTCGTCCGCGTGAAGAGCGTCCGGGCGGCGGTGGTGGCGGCTTCGGCGGCGGCGGCGGTAGCCGTGGCGGCTTCGGTGGCGGCGGCGGCGGTAGCCGTGGCGGCTACGGCGGCGGCGGCGGTGGTGGCGGCGGCTACGGTGGTGGCGGCGGCGGCGGTAGCCGCGGCGGCTACGGCGGTGGTGGTGGCGGCGGCGGCGGTGGTCGCGGCAGCTACGGCGGCGGCGGCGGCTCCGGTGGTGGCTACGGCGGCAGCCGTGGCGGCTACGGTGGCGGCAGCAGCGGCTACTGA
- a CDS encoding GMC family oxidoreductase: MTTHDNNGDTRSDGAAPSPRPAAAPGPRFDFIIVGAGTAGCLLANRLSADPSKRVLLLEAGGRDDYHWIHIPVGYLHCIGNPRTDWLYKTEPDAGLNGRSLRYPRGKVLGGSSSINGMIYMRGQSRDYDDWARAVGDEAWRWDAVLPFFKRHEHHWRLDAGAERAPGFDPALHGHGGEWRVEKQRLRWAVLDAFAAAAQEAGIPATPDFNRGNNEGVGYFEVNQKAGWRWNTAKAFLRPTCYQRPNFEMWTGSMAQRLLLDTVDGQPRCTGVQVSTPHGLEEARLEPGGQVLLAAGAIGSPQLLQLSGIGPGDLLQSLDIPVRHHLPGVGANLQDHLQIRAVFKVHGVSTLNTLADSWFGKARIGLEYALRRSGPMSMAPSQLGAFARSGPDKDWPDLEYHVQPLSLDAFGEPLHRFNAFTASVCNLNPTSRGSVRIRSADAADAPLIAPNYLSTEEDRQVAARSLRLTRRIVGQPALARYRPEEFRPGPQFETDEELARLAGDIATTIFHPVGTCRMGRADDEAAVVDSRLRVRGVAGLRVIDASVMPTITSGNTNSPTLMLAERAAEWLCAGD; the protein is encoded by the coding sequence ATGACGACACACGACAACAACGGAGACACTCGAAGCGACGGCGCCGCGCCTTCGCCCCGCCCGGCGGCAGCGCCCGGGCCGCGCTTCGACTTCATCATCGTCGGCGCCGGAACGGCCGGCTGCCTGCTGGCCAACCGGCTCAGTGCCGATCCCTCCAAGCGGGTGCTGTTGCTGGAGGCCGGGGGACGCGACGACTATCACTGGATCCACATCCCGGTCGGCTACCTGCATTGCATCGGCAACCCGCGCACCGACTGGCTCTACAAGACCGAGCCGGATGCGGGCCTGAACGGCCGCAGCCTGCGTTATCCGCGCGGCAAGGTGCTGGGGGGCAGCTCCAGCATCAACGGCATGATCTACATGCGAGGCCAATCGCGGGACTACGACGACTGGGCGCGCGCCGTCGGCGACGAGGCCTGGCGCTGGGACGCGGTGCTGCCGTTCTTCAAGCGCCATGAGCATCATTGGCGTCTGGACGCAGGCGCGGAGCGGGCACCGGGGTTCGATCCCGCCCTGCACGGTCACGGCGGCGAGTGGCGGGTGGAGAAGCAGCGACTGCGTTGGGCGGTGCTGGATGCATTCGCCGCCGCCGCGCAGGAGGCTGGCATTCCGGCCACGCCCGATTTCAATCGCGGCAACAACGAGGGCGTGGGTTATTTCGAGGTCAACCAGAAGGCGGGCTGGCGCTGGAACACCGCCAAGGCCTTCCTTCGACCGACCTGCTATCAGCGACCCAACTTCGAAATGTGGACCGGCTCGATGGCGCAGCGCCTGCTGCTGGACACGGTCGACGGCCAGCCGCGCTGCACCGGGGTGCAGGTAAGCACGCCGCATGGGCTGGAAGAGGCCCGTCTGGAACCGGGGGGCCAGGTCTTGCTGGCGGCAGGCGCCATCGGCTCGCCACAATTGCTACAGCTGTCGGGCATCGGGCCCGGCGATCTGCTGCAATCCTTGGACATTCCGGTGCGGCACCACCTGCCCGGTGTGGGCGCCAACCTTCAGGATCATCTGCAGATCCGGGCGGTGTTCAAGGTGCACGGGGTGAGCACCCTCAACACCCTGGCCGACAGCTGGTTCGGCAAGGCCCGGATCGGCCTGGAATATGCCTTGCGGCGCAGCGGACCGATGAGCATGGCGCCGTCGCAGCTGGGGGCGTTTGCACGCAGCGGGCCGGACAAGGACTGGCCCGATCTGGAGTACCACGTGCAGCCGCTCTCGCTGGATGCCTTTGGCGAGCCGCTGCATCGCTTCAATGCCTTCACCGCCAGTGTGTGCAATCTGAACCCGACCAGCCGCGGCTCGGTGCGCATCCGCAGTGCCGATGCGGCCGACGCACCGTTGATTGCGCCCAACTATCTGAGCACCGAGGAAGATCGCCAGGTGGCCGCCCGCAGCCTGCGGCTGACGCGGCGCATCGTCGGCCAGCCCGCCTTGGCGCGCTACCGGCCGGAGGAATTCCGACCCGGCCCGCAGTTCGAGACCGATGAGGAACTGGCCCGGCTGGCGGGCGACATCGCCACCACCATCTTCCATCCGGTCGGCACCTGCCGGATGGGTCGGGCCGACGACGAGGCGGCCGTGGTGGACAGCCGGCTGCGGGTGCGCGGCGTGGCGGGTTTGCGGGTGATCGATGCGAGCGTGATGCCCACCATCACCAGCGGCAACACCAACTCGCCCACCCTGATGCTGGCCGAGCGCGCTGCCGAGTGGCTGTGCGCGGGCGATTGA
- a CDS encoding helical backbone metal receptor yields MVPSITELLIALGLQPWIVGRTGFCIHPAGAVAGIPKVGGTKDVNLRKLRALAPTHVIVNMDENRRETVEALRAFVPAVIVTHPCGPEDNLTLLSQLTADFADDVPPLRQAAEGLARRLGAALAACRQVDWPARRVLYLIWRAPWMTVARDTYIARMLAEVGWQTWPPVDGGSTGASRYPVLTGDEPWLADIDEVLLSSEPFPFGPAHLEEAQSLCQTARVRLIDGELISWYGPRAAEGLDYLRTLAQAPQLGL; encoded by the coding sequence TTGGTCCCGTCGATCACCGAACTGCTGATCGCACTCGGTTTGCAGCCCTGGATCGTCGGTCGCACCGGCTTCTGCATCCACCCTGCCGGCGCGGTGGCCGGCATCCCGAAGGTGGGCGGCACGAAGGACGTGAACCTGCGCAAGCTGCGGGCACTCGCGCCGACCCATGTCATCGTCAACATGGATGAGAACCGTCGGGAGACGGTGGAGGCGCTGCGCGCCTTCGTCCCGGCGGTGATCGTCACCCACCCGTGCGGGCCGGAAGACAATCTGACCTTGCTGTCGCAATTGACGGCGGATTTTGCCGACGACGTACCACCGCTGCGTCAGGCCGCCGAGGGGCTGGCCCGACGACTGGGGGCGGCGCTGGCGGCCTGCCGACAAGTCGACTGGCCTGCGCGTCGTGTGCTTTACCTGATCTGGCGAGCGCCCTGGATGACTGTGGCCCGAGACACTTACATCGCCCGAATGCTGGCCGAAGTCGGCTGGCAGACCTGGCCGCCCGTCGACGGCGGCTCCACCGGCGCGTCCCGCTATCCGGTCCTGACCGGCGACGAGCCCTGGCTGGCGGACATCGACGAGGTGCTGCTCAGCTCCGAGCCGTTCCCGTTCGGGCCGGCTCATCTGGAGGAAGCGCAGTCGCTGTGTCAGACAGCCCGTGTTCGCCTGATCGACGGCGAGCTGATCAGCTGGTATGGCCCGCGCGCTGCGGAGGGGCTGGATTATCTGCGCACGCTGGCGCAGGCGCCGCAACTCGGACTGTAA
- the creB gene encoding two-component system response regulator CreB, which translates to MSAGTRILLLEDDPAIAQTVDFVLGREGYQLQVCGWLHEARAVVGRGGLDLAILDVGLPDGNGLDLCREIRQGPQAHLPLLMLSARSEEADKVLGLELGADDYLAKPFSTRELVARVRALLRRAQAPAAAAPAPDRYGFLVEAEGSRVSFHGELLPLTRRELGLLLRLLAAPQRIHTRDSLLDAVWGTEADSGDRTVDTHIKTLRAKLRQVRPELDPIRTHRGLGYSLE; encoded by the coding sequence ATGAGCGCCGGAACCCGCATCCTGCTGCTGGAAGACGACCCGGCGATCGCCCAGACCGTCGACTTCGTGCTCGGACGCGAGGGCTATCAACTGCAGGTCTGCGGCTGGTTGCACGAGGCGCGCGCCGTCGTGGGTCGCGGCGGCCTGGACTTGGCGATCCTCGATGTCGGCCTGCCCGATGGCAACGGCCTGGACCTGTGCCGCGAGATCCGACAGGGGCCGCAGGCGCACCTGCCCTTGCTGATGCTGAGCGCACGCAGCGAGGAAGCCGACAAGGTGCTCGGTCTGGAGCTCGGCGCGGACGATTACCTGGCCAAGCCCTTCAGCACCCGGGAGTTGGTGGCGCGGGTGCGCGCGCTCCTGCGGCGCGCGCAGGCACCGGCTGCTGCGGCGCCGGCGCCGGACCGCTATGGCTTCCTGGTGGAGGCCGAGGGCTCGCGGGTGAGCTTTCATGGCGAGTTGCTGCCCTTGACCCGTCGCGAACTGGGGCTGCTGTTGCGGTTGCTGGCCGCGCCGCAGCGCATCCACACCCGCGACAGCCTGCTGGACGCGGTCTGGGGCACCGAGGCCGACAGCGGCGACCGCACCGTCGACACCCACATCAAGACGCTGCGCGCCAAACTGCGCCAGGTGCGACCGGAGCTGGACCCGATCCGCACCCATCGCGGCCTGGGCTACTCGCTGGAATAG
- the creD gene encoding cell envelope integrity protein CreD encodes MQLQMRTMWWKVVALVGITIVLLMVLTRIGWLVDERQGRQRAAEVGVAQAMAGAQVLLGPMLQRSCSETWTTVSGTGKEQRSTDERRDFTLSALPALLTVDGALEPVIRHRGLFKINGYEGKVTLQASWPTLAALVPRAEHAGQLSCEAPRMMVALSDARGLRAVQVRRGDEVLTVAPGTANGSYPRGLHAVLPEQVLDQPLQLQVALDLIGMTDFGLVPAAGATDVHLRSSWQHPSFGGRFLPVSSRLGPDGFEAHWQVSELATTALADALAGKALPQVVRDPEVDVRTYLAEMAPGGAAAGDARIADALAFSMVDPVNPYVMSDRAIKYGLMFIVLTFVCVALLEVLSARQVHPVQYLLVGLAMSLFFLLLLSLSEHLDFGLSYALAAGAAIGLLSAYGAAMLGAWMRGLAFGGLIAALYGVLFVLLSLEQAALLVGALLLFAVLAVVMMLTRRIDWYGLGGRALNAAVETR; translated from the coding sequence ATGCAGCTGCAGATGCGAACGATGTGGTGGAAGGTGGTGGCCCTGGTCGGGATCACCATCGTGCTGTTGATGGTGTTGACCCGCATCGGCTGGCTGGTCGATGAACGCCAGGGCCGGCAGCGTGCGGCCGAGGTCGGCGTGGCCCAGGCCATGGCGGGCGCTCAGGTGTTGCTGGGCCCGATGCTGCAGCGCAGCTGCAGCGAGACCTGGACCACGGTCAGCGGCACCGGCAAGGAGCAGCGTTCCACCGACGAGCGTCGGGACTTCACCCTCTCCGCGCTGCCCGCGCTGCTGACGGTGGACGGCGCGCTCGAACCGGTCATTCGGCATCGCGGTCTGTTCAAGATCAATGGCTATGAGGGCAAGGTGACGCTTCAGGCCAGTTGGCCGACCTTGGCGGCGCTGGTGCCGCGTGCGGAGCATGCCGGCCAGCTGAGCTGCGAGGCGCCGCGCATGATGGTCGCCCTCAGCGATGCGCGCGGTCTTCGCGCGGTGCAGGTTCGCCGCGGGGACGAGGTCCTGACTGTGGCGCCCGGCACGGCGAACGGCAGCTATCCGCGCGGCCTGCATGCGGTGCTGCCCGAGCAGGTCCTGGATCAGCCGTTGCAGCTCCAGGTGGCGCTCGATCTGATCGGCATGACCGATTTCGGTCTGGTGCCGGCGGCGGGTGCCACCGATGTCCACCTCCGCTCCAGCTGGCAGCACCCCAGCTTTGGCGGTCGCTTCCTGCCGGTGAGCTCCCGCCTGGGCCCGGACGGCTTCGAGGCGCATTGGCAGGTCTCCGAGCTGGCGACCACGGCGCTGGCCGATGCGCTGGCGGGCAAGGCCTTGCCCCAGGTGGTCCGCGATCCGGAGGTGGATGTGCGCACCTATTTGGCGGAGATGGCCCCCGGTGGCGCCGCCGCAGGGGATGCCCGGATCGCCGATGCGCTGGCCTTCTCGATGGTGGATCCGGTGAATCCCTATGTGATGAGCGACCGGGCCATCAAGTACGGCCTCATGTTCATCGTGCTGACCTTCGTCTGCGTGGCCTTGCTGGAAGTGCTGTCTGCCCGACAGGTGCATCCGGTGCAGTATCTGCTGGTGGGCCTGGCGATGAGCCTGTTCTTCCTGCTGCTGCTCAGTCTGTCGGAGCATCTGGACTTCGGACTGTCCTATGCGTTGGCCGCCGGCGCGGCGATCGGCTTGCTGAGCGCCTATGGCGCCGCGATGCTCGGCGCCTGGATGCGCGGACTGGCCTTTGGCGGGCTGATTGCAGCGTTGTACGGGGTGCTGTTCGTGTTGCTGAGTCTGGAGCAGGCGGCGTTGCTGGTCGGCGCCCTGTTGCTCTTTGCAGTGCTGGCCGTGGTGATGATGCTGACCCGCCGCATCGACTGGTACGGTCTGGGAGGGCGAGCGCTGAACGCCGCCGTCGAGACTCGGTAA